One Bacteriovorax sp. PP10 DNA window includes the following coding sequences:
- a CDS encoding winged helix-turn-helix transcriptional regulator, translating into MKLDTYSQATAEINENEALKDAGEQTPKEFFAKKCDGSKKEDTKHGVCPLRELLSRLGDKWSVLLILTLARMPKERARFSELKRSLPDISQRMLTATLRNLERDGLISREMFAEVPPRVEYQLTELGVSILNPMRDIVNWIEGNWTTIITSREVFDQKHPKEVESELQ; encoded by the coding sequence ATGAAATTAGATACTTATAGTCAAGCTACGGCCGAAATTAATGAAAATGAAGCGCTAAAAGACGCTGGTGAGCAGACTCCAAAGGAGTTTTTCGCTAAGAAATGTGATGGATCAAAGAAGGAAGATACTAAGCACGGAGTTTGCCCTCTTAGAGAGCTTTTAAGCCGCCTTGGAGACAAGTGGAGTGTTCTTCTAATCCTAACGTTAGCAAGAATGCCAAAAGAGCGCGCACGCTTTTCTGAGCTTAAGAGAAGCCTTCCGGATATCTCACAAAGAATGCTTACAGCAACTTTAAGAAACCTTGAAAGAGACGGATTAATCTCTCGCGAGATGTTTGCTGAAGTTCCTCCAAGAGTTGAGTATCAATTAACTGAATTAGGAGTTAGTATTTTAAATCCAATGCGCGATATCGTTAATTGGATCGAAGGTAACTGGACAACAATCATCACTTCACGTGAAGTGTTTGATCAAAAACATCCTAAAGAAGTGGAAAGCGAGCTGCAGTAG
- a CDS encoding GreA/GreB family elongation factor, translating to MIDKKKIVETLIEKLNTELIEVESAAKSTKDLATADDLKSEGKYDTRAIEASYLASAQNKRVEEIKLDIQMLEDLAISIEPATKMQLGSLGLIRCNGHERFYFLSTTSGGSMLMIDDKPILVISVFSPIGDAALGHGPGDSFEVETPKEIRQYDVVEVH from the coding sequence GTGATTGATAAGAAAAAGATAGTTGAAACGTTAATTGAAAAATTAAATACTGAATTAATAGAAGTCGAAAGTGCCGCCAAGTCTACCAAAGACTTGGCCACTGCCGACGACTTAAAATCTGAAGGCAAATACGACACCCGCGCAATCGAAGCATCGTATCTGGCAAGCGCTCAAAATAAACGAGTCGAAGAAATCAAATTAGACATTCAAATGTTAGAAGATCTGGCCATCTCTATTGAGCCGGCAACGAAAATGCAATTAGGATCTCTGGGACTCATTCGTTGTAATGGTCATGAGAGATTTTATTTTCTATCGACGACATCAGGCGGATCAATGCTGATGATTGATGACAAACCTATTCTGGTTATTTCTGTGTTTTCTCCAATAGGAGATGCAGCTTTAGGACATGGGCCTGGAGATAGCTTTGAAGTGGAAACACCGAAAGAAATTCGCCAGTATGATGTTGTCGAAGTTCACTAA
- a CDS encoding phospholipase D-like domain-containing protein: MEAFLKAFLLIILFLCTHAYAEAAQVSVKNMDTCFSPREDCAQKLISVLNIAEKTLDIAIFSITHSDITNAIIAAKERGVVVRVVVDKAQAGGSKSKTKELIAAHIPVKIGKASGGTMHDKFSIVDGMMLQTGSFNYSMSAANNNTENQIYIADKDAIQRYQEDFEILWNDGSPKSNPASLGD, encoded by the coding sequence ATGGAGGCCTTTCTGAAAGCATTTCTCCTTATCATTTTATTTCTATGCACGCATGCTTACGCAGAAGCGGCCCAAGTTTCAGTTAAAAATATGGATACATGCTTCTCCCCTAGAGAAGATTGTGCTCAAAAATTAATTAGCGTTTTAAATATCGCAGAAAAAACATTAGATATCGCGATCTTTTCTATTACTCATTCAGACATTACGAATGCCATTATAGCTGCTAAAGAGCGCGGTGTAGTCGTGAGGGTGGTGGTCGATAAAGCTCAAGCTGGAGGTTCTAAATCTAAAACGAAGGAACTGATTGCTGCTCACATTCCTGTTAAAATCGGCAAGGCTTCAGGTGGTACCATGCACGACAAATTCAGCATCGTTGATGGAATGATGTTGCAGACAGGCTCATTCAATTACTCAATGAGTGCAGCAAACAACAACACAGAAAATCAAATCTACATTGCAGATAAAGATGCCATCCAAAGATACCAGGAAGATTTTGAAATTTTATGGAATGACGGTTCCCCGAAATCTAATCCAGCATCTCTGGGTGATTAA
- a CDS encoding methyltransferase family protein, translating to MVLGFFIIFFCMAFVLPTVRVYRANGVVPITFKNSESAHDLIGSYMKLLFVLIFISALSYEFFKFTEFFNHEHTTLAGWILMILSLIFMCAAQVQMKDSWRIGIDDKQVTELRTHGIFSFTRNPIFAATIVALSGNFLVYSTALNLMILVLGIVLVTIQIRLEEEHLYKIHKEKYADYKNKVQRRLFF from the coding sequence ATGGTTTTAGGTTTCTTTATTATCTTCTTTTGCATGGCCTTTGTTTTACCTACCGTCAGGGTTTATAGGGCAAATGGGGTAGTTCCCATTACTTTTAAAAACAGTGAGAGCGCCCATGATTTGATAGGCAGCTACATGAAGCTTTTGTTTGTTTTGATTTTTATCAGCGCGCTCTCATATGAGTTTTTTAAATTCACGGAGTTTTTTAATCATGAGCATACGACTTTAGCAGGATGGATTCTTATGATCCTCTCATTAATTTTTATGTGTGCTGCTCAAGTGCAAATGAAGGATTCGTGGAGGATTGGGATTGATGATAAACAAGTCACAGAATTGCGCACTCACGGAATTTTTTCTTTTACGAGAAATCCTATTTTTGCAGCAACGATTGTTGCGCTGTCTGGAAATTTTCTCGTGTATTCGACTGCACTTAATTTAATGATTCTTGTTTTAGGAATTGTCTTAGTTACAATTCAAATCAGACTGGAAGAAGAACATCTTTATAAAATTCATAAAGAGAAGTACGCCGACTATAAAAACAAAGTGCAGCGGAGACTCTTTTTTTAA
- a CDS encoding methyl-accepting chemotaxis protein, with amino-acid sequence MKNFSLKAKLLSLSLFLITISIVIGGVSYWSVGSVIKEYSVISDISYPNTSAMLQMFSNYRSSRIEASQLISPNVPADVKKNVYELMEKNLELDKTLDKKYLEQDYLPGEEALYLEFRKTIDEANKDFKQIMQMYKENKTDAASLATMVSIVNGKLGTDGVQARITAEKLREFHENQALKSEDEAKDAGASATKLTVMLILIFGVIGFVTAFTFSNMLTATLKAISDALDDSSTQVSSAAGQIAASSQELSQAVTEQASSLEETSSSVEEMSSMVNVNTENAKKASENSGLSKRQAERGRTVVEEMVQSMSLINDSNNNIMNQINKSNEQMGEIVKVIQEIETKTKVINDIVFQTKLLSFNASVEAARAGEQGKGFAVVAEEVGNLAQMSGNAAKEISEMLASSVHKVEAIVHETRSSVDGLIADGKEKVRNGTKVAEECGEVLAEIVANVSNVATMANEISVASDEQSKGIQEITKAMGQLDQVTQTNAQTSEQAAHSAEQLSVQAVSLKDQVVTLVAVINGNGKNIPVVTKVKTKTETHTNTKTPPKASNVLPMKKAPAPKPAAKVVSHAPVATPKKAAAGINGGKAVGNLPSYDHPGFEDV; translated from the coding sequence ATGAAGAACTTTAGCTTAAAGGCAAAGCTGCTTTCTCTTTCACTTTTTTTAATTACGATTTCTATCGTGATTGGTGGAGTTTCATATTGGAGTGTGGGCAGTGTCATTAAAGAATACTCTGTTATCTCTGATATAAGCTATCCGAATACATCGGCCATGTTGCAAATGTTTTCTAATTACAGGTCATCGAGAATTGAAGCGAGTCAGCTGATCTCTCCAAATGTTCCTGCTGATGTTAAAAAGAATGTTTATGAATTAATGGAAAAAAATCTGGAGCTAGACAAAACTCTTGATAAAAAATACCTTGAACAGGATTACTTGCCAGGGGAAGAAGCACTTTATTTAGAGTTTAGAAAAACAATTGATGAGGCCAATAAAGATTTTAAGCAAATCATGCAGATGTATAAAGAAAATAAAACAGATGCAGCTTCACTTGCGACGATGGTTTCTATCGTTAATGGTAAATTGGGAACTGATGGAGTTCAGGCAAGAATCACGGCAGAAAAATTAAGAGAGTTTCATGAAAATCAGGCCTTAAAGTCAGAAGATGAAGCGAAGGATGCAGGAGCTAGCGCTACAAAGTTAACTGTTATGCTCATTCTGATATTCGGCGTGATTGGTTTTGTCACAGCATTCACTTTCTCAAATATGTTAACAGCAACTCTAAAAGCTATCAGTGACGCTCTTGATGATTCAAGCACACAGGTTTCATCAGCTGCAGGACAAATTGCAGCTTCATCACAAGAACTTTCTCAGGCCGTAACTGAGCAAGCTTCATCTTTAGAAGAAACATCTTCATCAGTTGAAGAGATGAGTTCAATGGTTAACGTGAATACTGAAAACGCCAAAAAGGCTTCAGAGAATTCAGGACTTTCAAAACGTCAGGCAGAAAGAGGGCGTACAGTTGTTGAAGAGATGGTTCAATCAATGTCTCTTATCAATGATAGTAACAACAATATTATGAATCAGATCAACAAATCTAACGAACAGATGGGTGAGATCGTAAAAGTGATTCAGGAAATTGAAACAAAAACAAAAGTTATTAATGATATCGTTTTCCAAACTAAACTTCTATCGTTCAACGCTTCAGTAGAAGCAGCTAGAGCTGGTGAACAAGGTAAAGGATTCGCTGTCGTTGCTGAAGAAGTAGGGAACCTTGCTCAGATGAGTGGGAACGCTGCTAAAGAAATTTCAGAAATGCTTGCTTCAAGTGTTCACAAAGTAGAGGCCATCGTTCATGAAACAAGAAGTAGTGTTGATGGATTAATTGCTGATGGTAAAGAAAAGGTTCGCAATGGAACAAAAGTTGCTGAAGAGTGCGGGGAAGTGTTAGCTGAAATTGTAGCAAACGTTTCTAATGTTGCGACAATGGCCAATGAAATTTCTGTAGCAAGTGATGAGCAATCTAAAGGGATTCAGGAAATCACAAAAGCGATGGGGCAGCTGGATCAAGTGACTCAGACCAATGCTCAAACATCAGAGCAAGCTGCACACTCTGCTGAGCAATTATCAGTTCAGGCCGTCTCTCTTAAAGATCAAGTTGTAACTTTGGTTGCAGTGATCAATGGAAATGGTAAAAATATTCCAGTCGTTACAAAAGTTAAAACGAAAACTGAAACGCATACGAATACAAAAACACCTCCCAAAGCGAGTAATGTGCTTCCTATGAAAAAGGCACCAGCTCCAAAACCTGCAGCGAAAGTTGTAAGTCATGCACCAGTTGCCACTCCTAAAAAAGCAGCAGCGGGCATTAATGGCGGTAAAGCAGTAGGAAATCTTCCAAGCTATGATCACCCTGGATTCGAAGACGTTTAA
- a CDS encoding flavin reductase family protein, whose translation MKNFTKVDFPVSKIRRYLEPGPIVLVSSKYKNETNIMTMGWHTVLEFSPSLIGCMITSANHSFELIKKSKECVINIPTVDLINEVVGIGNTHGREDHNKFEEFNLTPVKAKIVQAPLIKECYANFECKLVDGKMLGKYNFFIFEVVKAHVAITPKYPKTIHYTGDGIFMISGKHMNMKKKFKAQNL comes from the coding sequence ATGAAAAATTTTACTAAAGTCGATTTTCCCGTTTCAAAAATTCGCCGCTACTTAGAACCTGGCCCCATCGTCTTAGTCAGTTCCAAATATAAAAACGAAACAAACATTATGACTATGGGCTGGCATACAGTATTGGAGTTTTCTCCTTCGTTAATCGGTTGCATGATTACGAGCGCTAATCACAGTTTTGAATTGATTAAAAAGAGCAAAGAGTGTGTGATCAACATACCGACTGTTGATTTGATTAACGAAGTTGTCGGTATTGGTAATACTCACGGCAGGGAAGATCACAATAAGTTTGAAGAATTTAATCTCACACCCGTTAAGGCAAAAATAGTTCAAGCTCCTCTTATCAAAGAGTGTTACGCGAATTTTGAGTGCAAGCTGGTTGATGGAAAAATGCTTGGAAAGTATAATTTCTTTATCTTTGAAGTCGTCAAAGCACATGTTGCAATTACTCCTAAATATCCTAAGACGATTCACTATACGGGGGATGGAATTTTTATGATTTCGGGTAAACATATGAACATGAAGAAAAAATTTAAAGCGCAAAATTTATGA
- a CDS encoding RNA recognition motif domain-containing protein, translating into MSQKIYVGNLGYSVTSETLSDKFAQFGTVQSAKVIIDRDTNRSKGFAFVEMSSSSEAADAISGLNGTEFEGRNMNVSEAKEMAPKPRTNSRW; encoded by the coding sequence ATGTCACAAAAAATCTATGTTGGTAACCTTGGTTATTCAGTTACTAGCGAAACATTATCAGATAAGTTTGCACAGTTTGGAACAGTACAATCAGCAAAAGTAATCATCGACCGCGATACTAATCGCTCAAAAGGATTCGCTTTCGTTGAAATGTCTTCAAGCTCAGAAGCAGCTGACGCAATTTCTGGTCTTAACGGAACAGAATTCGAAGGTCGCAATATGAACGTATCGGAAGCCAAAGAAATGGCACCGAAGCCTAGAACAAACAGCCGCTGGTAG
- the map gene encoding type I methionyl aminopeptidase gives MTIETQQDIVALKIIGKIVADTLKLMMKEAKAGMTTLELDEIGRAHLEKFNAQSAPKYTYNFPGTTCISINEDIAHGIPGDYVIKDGDLINIDVSAELDGYFADTGGSFVLGKSTDIQKKVMKATREALNAAIAAATAGAPLNLIGKAIEKVARKHNLKIIENLGSHGVGRALHEEPKFIAPYYDRNDRRILKEGQVITIEPFLSTHTTEVEEGADGWTLSGEKGNVAAQYEHTMIITKHKPIILT, from the coding sequence ATGACAATTGAAACTCAACAAGACATCGTCGCGCTTAAGATCATCGGTAAAATCGTAGCTGATACATTAAAGCTTATGATGAAAGAAGCAAAAGCAGGAATGACTACTCTTGAGTTGGATGAAATTGGACGAGCTCACCTTGAAAAATTCAATGCTCAGTCTGCTCCTAAATACACTTACAACTTTCCTGGCACTACTTGCATTTCAATCAACGAAGACATCGCTCACGGCATCCCTGGTGATTACGTGATTAAAGATGGTGACCTGATCAATATTGATGTCTCTGCTGAACTAGATGGATACTTCGCCGACACTGGTGGATCTTTTGTACTGGGGAAATCGACTGATATTCAAAAGAAAGTCATGAAGGCCACAAGAGAAGCCTTAAATGCAGCGATTGCTGCTGCTACGGCCGGAGCTCCTTTAAATCTTATTGGAAAAGCGATTGAAAAAGTAGCGAGAAAACATAATTTAAAAATTATTGAAAACCTTGGAAGCCATGGAGTAGGACGCGCTCTTCATGAAGAACCAAAATTCATTGCTCCCTACTATGACCGCAACGACCGCCGCATCCTTAAAGAAGGACAAGTCATCACGATTGAACCCTTTCTATCAACTCACACAACTGAAGTTGAAGAAGGTGCAGATGGATGGACACTCTCAGGTGAGAAAGGAAATGTGGCCGCTCAGTACGAGCACACAATGATCATTACTAAGCACAAACCCATTATCCTGACTTAA